Genomic segment of Gigantopelta aegis isolate Gae_Host chromosome 10, Gae_host_genome, whole genome shotgun sequence:
CGTCAGCAATGTCTAAACTAATAAAACCAATAGGATGTTGACAGTGTATTGGCATTCAAATTGAACTGCAAGAATAATCAAGTGTCAAACCTGCTTCAGTTATTTGTGAACTTTGACCCATTCTTTTTACTTaagtataattgtattacaCAATAGACATTAACAACTGTCTGGACAAATGATACCACCCTTACATTTTAGGACATCCCCTGCCCCAAAGGTAACACAAACGCTTGACTTCTGTCTCAACTGACTGATATAAAGTATGGCATTtgcttttaataaaaacatgttactctgtgtaactattatttttcaacattattgTGTGCAAGTTATTCAGTAAAATGacttattatataacttttctttatctttttttttaaattaaaaatttcagAACTTGACAAATGAAGCCATCATACTGTGTGCAGcaggtgttgtttttgtgtttgtgttcgCGTTTGCCATATGGAGGATAACTCTGTCTGATCCCTGTGATGGAAGTAATATATACCACAGTCTGGTGAGTTTATTTTGCTGTCCCTGTTACAGTGTCAGTCTtgtattacatacctattcaatcgtactatagtgataaagacgtTTTTAATCATGTGATAAATATACATCTGTGCGATCTGGACCAGAACTTTTTTGTGGGGAATtcactttatttattagttCCCTACCATTCCAACcggagaggactataggtttcatctccatccatctgtctgtcccacatataggtttcatctccgtccgtctgtcccacatataggttTAActtccgtccatctgtctgtcccacatataggtttcatctccgtctgtctgtctgtcccacatataggtttcatctccgtccatctgtctgtcccacatataggtttaacttccatccatctgtctgtcccacatataggtttcatctctgtccatctgtctgtctcaaatataggtttcatctccgtccatctgtctgtcccacatatagatttcatctccgttcatctgtctgtcccacatataggtttaacttctgtccatctgtctgtcccacatataggtttcatctccgtccatctgtctgtcccacatataggttttatctccgtccatctgtctgtcccacatataggtttaacttctgtccatctgtctgtcccacatataggttTCCAGACATGTTTTCCCCAATGCCTCAAGCTATTGAGTtacaattttgtgtatagctttattatgtactgttacaaatcaggTTTGACGTTCATGGCAGTTTACCCAATTTTCACAGAGGTATGGTCCATGAAATatgtaaatttgttttccagacttttttcccccaatgcctcaagatattgagctgatattttatgtatagctttatcttGTATTATTACTAGCaaggtttgactttcatgatggtttacccatttttgatagagctttggcccttgaatttaggagattatacaaatatttgttttcacaatgcctGAATCTGATGCCACaaagctttagtttgattattcttgaGTGCAGTCATTATTGTCTGtcaataaaatacttttacaagtaaagttaaaagtttgttttgtttaacgacaccactagagcacattaatttattaatcatcggctactggatgtaataaaaacagatgcagtgcatttttatttgcatattttgcaAGAATGCTTTGCTTTTGCTActtatttataatgttttgtaattaattaatttttttttttttttaaatactaatatcTGGTACACCCCCAGGCTTAAGACATCAATGATAATGGTAGCCCAGTTATTAAATCGGATAGTCCTGGGCGTCCGGACACATGATTTATCCATGCCAACattgatacatattttattcatgtCATTTAAGCAAAATAAAGCACTAGAAATGAATTTgtctaatttttaaaatacaggaGGTGATGTGGGATAACTCATCACAAATTCATTACAATACCAAAAATGATTTAATAGCAATTTGATTGTGGAACaaatgcagggcttctagaatgttaataaaatccaccagccatgggatcagtgattttaaaaagttactagccatgattaaaaatccactagccctactttactttaagttaatacaattttactaaataatagtaataatcagatatgtcacctaaagagggagatagagcttaaaaacactaacattggggggtggtggtaggggtaggatattcatatttacaaaatagacaactgcaacatttgaccatttgttttcactagccatcgggcatggcaatagtagttatttactagcccaacattgaatatcactagccatgggagtgggactaccataatctagaagccctggacaAATGGGTCATCATAATTAGGCCTGCAACACCGCTCtagaattgtattttgtatattaaatatgagGCAGCACTAgaattgtaatacatgtaagaCTAATTGACTGCTTATAATATTACTGGTATGTTATCATATTATTGTCATTACGCCTGACATCACTAGAAGTGTATTAACTGTATATGAGACAGCACTAGAATTGTGTGACCTGTAACACTAATTGACTGACTATGTTTTGCAGTGTCAACAGTACCAAGCTGGTGAGATTGCAGGCAGATTATGTTACACCATGTGCCTGGAGCAAGAAGACTTATTTTCATATTGCCTGGACGATGATGGTAACACAAAGGTTAGTTATTATAAATGATATTCTAGAATTACATGTCAGTTGATAATTGTAAAAGGTCCTGGAAAGTGCCTTGAAAGGTTCTCAATAATCAGGGAACTAAAATTGTGAGATAATAATACAGTGAACAGCAGCATACATACTcgtcatatctctctctctctctctctctctctctctctctctctctctctctctctctctctctctctctctctctctctctccatccctccctccctctcccatAGCAAAAGTTAATTCATAACAATTTtaggaattgtttttttttttatggtctATAAAGATTACCTAAAAGACTAATTACTATTGACCTCAACTTCAATATATAAGCAGACAGCCTGTTTTTTCTTCACACAGGTGGTggttattgaaaaatatctgttttgatatattttactatattaTGGATTTGTTTCTTTCATTACAGACATTCCTGTATGACCAGTCTATAGTCCGAGTGAACTACACCCTTATCAGCCATGGTGACCCTGACCTGAGTTTGCAGGAGGGGACCACAGTACTGGAGCTGAGAGAGAGAATGAACGTCTATCTGCTGCAGACTCAAGGACATTCCAGTATCGATCTCCTCCTTAGACTTCTAGAGTTCTCCGATTTCAACCACGATGAAAAAGTATGAATATTTCCAGGGATGGATCCAAGATTTTGTAATGGCTTAGTGGGTCATAAAATTCTGAAAAGGGCAAGGAAAATGAGCCTAGCTTTTAGAGAGGGGTAGAGTTTTGTAGAGGGTTTTGGGGGTATGCTCCAcagaaatatttgaaataaagatgctgAGACATGTTTTCAGGTCTatttaatgttgtatattgGTAGATGATGAATTTTTAAAGTCATTATAAAGGGcattaaaatgaatcagaagaGAGGGGGTCTCGAAATTCATGTGATCACACTTTGGATCCACCAATGATTTCCTCACATAACATGTGATATAACTGTACACCCCCTACAAAAATCAGTCCATACACCTATGTGTTCCACGTTCTGATGATAATCTCTCACTTTTTTGATGTCATTTTCAGATCAGTTTGGGTGAAGCTCAATCGATCTGGCAACTGATCCACATTCCTGAGTTCCTGTATTACTTCATCTTTCAAAAGAGTCTCGTCTTCCCGCACCTGAACGCAACCTGTGGAAGTATGTACGCATTCCAGTACACGCCGCACATCAATCTCTTCGACAAGACCAAGACGTCCTGGTTCAAGAAAGTATTCACCAACTCCTACAAGTGGAACCTTCCTGCTTGGCCACGAAGGGCTAAACTCTCCGTCGGTCTCCTAGAATTCGTGATGGACATATATGAAGAATACGACAACCGGTACCTCATGTGCGACATCGGCCCCGACCAATTCGGTTACACCAAGAACCATGATCTGCTGGTAGCCGATGTGAGCGGTATCGTCTCCATGAAGAAAGTAGAGTGGTATTTGAGAAATTTGACTTGCGGTTCTGATTCTCAGTGTATGTATTCCAAGCAATGTTTCTCTCAGTGCGACGTTGATGCGGGGCAGTGTAGTGGGAAGGTTGTTCGACCAGGCCTGTGGTTTGTGTGCGACATGCTCCAGGACTACATTCTGTTCGATGCTCCACGCTATCTGTACTTTGACCTGAAGCGACTTCTCAACAGGTGTGCCAGTCTCGATGCCCGGCGCGATGGTATTGACATAGAGCATGCCATACTGCAAGAAGATTTCAAATCAGTCTTGTGGAATGAGATAGTGAATAGTCCTCTAATATAGTAGCATTTGTTGGGTGCGATTTGAAACTTTGACTTGAAGAGACTTCTCAATGCTGTGCCAATCTCGATGCCCGGCACGATGGTATTGACATAGAGCATGCCATACTGCAAGAAGATCTCAAATCGGTCCTGTGGAATGAGGTAGTGATACAGATTCTAAAACGTTTActtcatggcaacgccatacaaactgagtttaacatcattaaagattgagACTAGACTTTATATGTTTCATAAGCATGGGCTCTTAGTAAATTAGAGTTTTTCTCAGTGTGTTATTTGTTGTAATGATTTGTAGAGATGTGATTTTGCTTTATAGCATACTGCAATTACAAGTGTCTCAAATTCTGTACTGCCATATgtgacaaaataatttaattataggcATTCTCATGTACAATTGGTTATCTGCTACAAATCATTACAACAAATTGCATCATATCTGATCAAAACCAACATTCATAGCTGTAAGTGTTTTCAATGGAAACCACCCAATTAAAAACATATGATAGCATTTTATCAGCAAAATACTGACATCCTCAGGAATAGAGAGCTATAATCAATTAACAATCGATCATT
This window contains:
- the LOC121383421 gene encoding divergent protein kinase domain 1B-like, which encodes MRRRKKTRSLLGIILEKTLNIVKQCENLTNEAIILCAAGVVFVFVFAFAIWRITLSDPCDGSNIYHSLCQQYQAGEIAGRLCYTMCLEQEDLFSYCLDDDGNTKTFLYDQSIVRVNYTLISHGDPDLSLQEGTTVLELRERMNVYLLQTQGHSSIDLLLRLLEFSDFNHDEKISLGEAQSIWQLIHIPEFLYYFIFQKSLVFPHLNATCGSMYAFQYTPHINLFDKTKTSWFKKVFTNSYKWNLPAWPRRAKLSVGLLEFVMDIYEEYDNRYLMCDIGPDQFGYTKNHDLLVADVSGIVSMKKVEWYLRNLTCGSDSQCMYSKQCFSQCDVDAGQCSGKVVRPGLWFVCDMLQDYILFDAPRYLYFDLKRLLNRCASLDARRDGIDIEHAILQEDFKSVLWNEIVNSPLI